The following is a genomic window from Mauremys mutica isolate MM-2020 ecotype Southern chromosome 4, ASM2049712v1, whole genome shotgun sequence.
TACTGTTCCCCAGCTTGGCTCTAGGTGCCTTTGCCCTCAAGCCTTTCTGCTGAATCATCACTTGTTTACTgacgaaagagagagagagaaatgcaaagtTTGGCACAGACAAGGCCGGCAGGGTTCTATTTATTTGGTTATGTTGTGGGCCGGGGAGATTGATGATTAACCCTTCCTGATCTGGATTCCAAATCCTGTCTCTGGTCGATAATCAGGCCGGCTAACCacgcgtggggggggggaaggcaggaTTAAACTATTCTCTTCTTTCCCATCCCGTTGTCATGAATATCTTATATGACCCCGTCGCCACAGCAATCGAATGCATTGCAATCTGGGCTgcgtttatcctcacaacccccctCTGAGAGGGGACAGGGCTGTCACTGAAGCAGAGACACTAGgggatttgcccagggtcacacagagcagggtgtgaaacccaggtctcctatgTCCCAGGtcagtgttctaaccactgggccattctTCCACCAAAGGACTCCACTCGCCCGTTCCTTTATTTTccaccccttctcctccctcctcctcatgtcCCTCTTGCTCTACTACATCATCTTCTTCTgcatctctccctttctccccactccaaccctttgtgcctccccttccccctccctgatgCATCAGGCCAGATCAGTGTAGCTAAGCCAATGGGGCTGCACCgaagacaccagctgaggacctagtTTCCAGCAGCCTCCTGTTTCACATGTTTGAGGTTGGGGTGGATTGGGGGCAGAACATGAAGGCTGCCTCAGCAGAGGATTGCCTGGTTATGCTGAGAAGGGATAGAGCCTCACAATCTGGAGATGGCCTTTGCTGACAGCCCTCCACAAAGGGTTATAAAGAATAACCAGCATGGATTCGTCAAGTACAAATAATGCCAAACCAAGCTAATTTCCTCCTGGTTTAATTCtgggttgtggaatttccatcactggaggtttttaagaaccggttggacaaacacctgtcaggcatggtctagatttacttggccctgcctaaGCACTGAGGGCTGGACTtggtgacttcttgaggtcccttccagccctacatttctgtgattctatgaaaggccTTTAAGCCCAGTAGAAATGGCCTCCCCAGATACCCTCCAGGAAGAACAAAAAATGGCTACAGGGCTCTCCCGTGTCTCCATTCAAGTAAAAGTTTCCCAGATGGATCCACTGGACAAGGGCTGTTTAATGTTCTCTTTATAAAAATTCTCCCTAGATGTGCAGAACTTTAAGCAAGCCCAGCTGGATTGTACTTTCCACTCAAACGTCTTTGCGGGACTTAGCCTTGTCTACACATGCGCTTAACTGCATTtcgaccggggggggggggatttccccTGCCCATTCCTCCTCCCCTCTAGAATTTACTTATTTTTCTACCAGCTCCAATGATGAGCTTTGTAAAGAAGTCGCCTTATTTATAGTGTTTGCTGTCCATGTTTGCCAGGAGATTGGCAAACCTTGCGGAGGCTGTCAAGCACAAAGCCTTCGATGCTTTTTTTGTTCCTCATACAGCCTACTGTGGCCCAACCGTGAGCACACAGGGTTGGGCTGTAGTTTAAACCTGTTCCTAACTGATTTAAACTAAATAGAAATTAACCTGGCTAAGGGGcagttctattttttttaatgacactTTACCATGtattctctcctccccacccccaccatgttTGTAGGTGAGCTTGCTACTTATCTGATGCACTGGCAACATTTGTGTCCCGTTCCACTAGAGGCTACAACCTAATACTGCTGCCAACACAGGGAGCTGCTCCTTAAGTTAAAGGGGCAAAGGTCTGTGCTGTGCTCTGGTGGTGACAGTTGTGGGTTCAAACCCTGTTGATGGCCCATGGCCAGGAGTGGGTTACATATGAACCCTATTCATAGAGGCCAAAATGTTCCCTCTGGGGTTCCTAAACTTTATATACCCTGGAAAAGCTCTTGCCTTACTGAACATCAATGGGAcctatgggtgctcagcacctttgaaaatccaaccACTAGTTTAAGTGCCTACATTTTAAGGCACACCCGTATGAATAATGTTAGTCATCCTTTTTAATTCCCTGGGAGAAATGTCTCAAACAGAGACTGGTTAGGTCTTACATCGCTCTCCATCTGGTGCTTTATTCATTACTCTTTATTGTGTGCATTATGGAGGGGGGTAGTTCTTGTGGTGTTGTGTTATAGAGGGGGACTAGACAGCGTGCACACATATAATGAAAAAGTGGCCCCCATGCCCCACCCAGAAAAGCTTCCGATCTAAGTGCTTAATGGGTGAATGTCTTGCTGGGTTTCTCTGCCTGTACCTATGCAGTTAGTGTGTGATCTTCTTGTGTGCAATGGCACCTCTGCCTGAGGAGATGATGGGGGATACGTGAGTGGCTGGGGCCAGCGTATGCATGTTCCAGATTGTGAGCTATGCCCCTCTTTCCTGTAGCCCCCTGTCCCTTCCAATACTGTTTAGTCCAGGTCAGGACGTGGGGAGACCCAGTGTGCTGGCACTAGGtaatgggggctgggagctagagAGAACCACAGACTCtgtctgtgtctacactgcaaactaaacccaggctctgactcaggtttgagcccaagccccattCAGTCCACACACACATCAGTCTGACAAGTCAGCAAGCTCTCAGGGCCTGGGTCCTAGGATGTGGCTAGGGGGATGGATCAGAGCCTGAGTCCCACTGTGAGTCgagtccaagccctgtcatttagcaatgtggatgcagctcaagccgTAGACCCAAGTCTGAAGGTCTGCGTGGTGCAGTGTGGATGTGTTAGTGTGGCTGTGAAACTGGGTTCAGCAATTGTCAACCCAgctttacaatgcagtgtgaaCACTCAAGCCTGACTTAGAAACACATCCACAAGCCAGGGTCCCAAACACACCCAGGTTCAGAGTGCAGCCAAGACACCCCCTCTGCATCCAGCAGCATCAGTAAGAATCCCCTTGATATGCATTAGAGCCAGGACCGGTCTTTTCTCTGCCATGCGGGATGCTCCTCTGAGTGCAGCTCTCTCTAACACACTGATGCCTCTTGCCTACAGGCCAGCCCCAGGTGCGAACACCCCTGCGGGGTCTCCAGCCGTCCAGCCCCATGGACTGCACCCCTCTGCTGCAGAACGGCGCCGGGCGTGTCCCGGACCCAGGCGGCACAAACCGAGATGCCGGGAACGGCGTCCTCGGCTCGCTGCCCAGCTCTCAGAAGCCTCATCGGAAGCTGCAGTCACACTACTCCATTAACAGCCAGGGCAGCAAGAAGAGCAAAGGCAGCTCTAAATCAGCCTCCTCCCAAATCCCTGTGGAGGCACAGCAAGGTACCggttctccctgccccccaccctgctccccaaatCCTCCATGTCCACTAGCGGGAACAAGAGCTACAATGCTCGAGAGAGATGGGAGCGCCCAGGGTGAAAGGGGTGACGCCCACAGTTACTGCTTTGTGCCGACTGCCCCTTGCTACTGTTTAAGCCAGGGAGCTGTGTGGATCCTGGTCCGATTCCCCAACATTTTCCCTATTTGCTCTGGGCTGGCCTccccatccctgccagggcctctgccccacctcctcgTGCCTCACTCTGGTCCTGTTAGTTCTGgggtcccctgccccctaatctCATGACCCTCACATAGTTTTGGACCCCCTTCAGTCCCAGTAATGTCCCTCTCAGCCCTCCAGTAATCTCCTTCACTAAGGGAGAACTAAGCCTCACACCTGCCCCGTAGAATCCGAGATGCTCTCTTCCCCCTCATACTGGCATTACATGTGCCCCATAGATCCCAGGATGCTCTCTTCCCCCTCATACTGGCATTACATCTGCCCCATAGATTCCGGGATGCTCTCTTCCCCCTCATACTGGCATTACATCTGCCCCATAGATTCCGGGATGCGCTCTTCCCCCTCATACTGGCATTACATCTGCCCCATAGATTCCGGGATGCTCTCTTCCCCCTCATACTGGCCTTATATCTGCCCCATAGATTCCGGGATGCTCTCTTCCCCCTCACACTGGCCTTACATCTGCCCCATTCTGGTAAAGCTCCGTCCGTTTCTCACTGCTGACCTTTGGCGAGTTCTTTTTGTTTGCCTTCAGGTTTCGGTCTGCCTctcttagggttttatactgctgcccatcaccgcAGTATCTGGGCACCTTCCACACAAAATCGTCAGCAATGGCCAAGATCCAAGAGGATTCCATGAAGTCTCTAAGCTCCCCGGGCAGCACTGGTTGGCCCTATAGTGCCATTCACAGGCCCCACCCTGCCTGTATGTCTGCAGAAGCCAAAGGCCCAAATAACCAACCACGCTGAGCCCAGCTGGTCTCAGATCTCTGCCCTGAGAATAAGCGATTGTTTGTGGTGGTCTTTATGGAAGCTGGGAGCTAGGGGGTTAAACCTGGAACCCTAAAATGCCTATTGGGAACGTTCCCATCCAAGCCCTGGGATAGTGCTGTGCCGGGCAGCGTCCATGAATAACAGTATCATTCATTTCTGTCCTCTCCCGCCCACCAcactccctccctggctctgccatccCCCTCCTCAGATTGCTGTGTCCACTGCATCCTCTCCTGCCTCTTCTGTGAGTTCCTGACCCTCTGCAACATTGTGCTGGACTGCGCCACCTGCGGCTCCTGCAGCTCCGAGGACTCctgcatctgctgctgctgctgcggctccgGGGAGTGCGCCGAATGCGACCTCCCCTGCGACATGGACTGCGGCATCGTGGACGCCTGCTGCGAGTCCGCGGACTGCCTGGAGATCTGCATGGAGTGCTGTGGCCTGTGCTTCTCCTCCTGAAGCGAGGCAGGGGCGAGGAACCCAGAGCCAAATCCCTCGCCCAGGCATAAACCtgaggggatgggggcggggcggggcaggagagCCTTGGATTGgggatctccccccaccccaccctcacccaTTTGGCTCTCATTTTTCTTGATCTGCCCCGTGTCATGTGTTTGGAGGATCCTGCAGGTTTCCTGAGCCAACGTTTGAGAGAGCCACACGGGAGATGGAAAGGGGAGGAGtccagagaccccagcagagcCCGTAACCTGAGGCTGGAAAGCACCTGGGGATGGGAGTCCCTTCCTTAGAGCCATGGGACAGCGGAAGATTCGTTGGATACCTGCAGGACCCAAACTTTCTCTCTCTACCTCCCCCAGCGCTGTCCAGCTAGGTAACCCCAAGCGGTTCATGGGGGAATTGAGACAGCAGCGTGGCTGCTTCCTGCCACCTGAGCCGAGAGCAGGAGAGCAAGTCGTACGCAGAGACCCTGAGCTGCCTTGCTGGGCCAAGATCAGACATGCACCAAGCCAGCGGCTGTCTGAGGAATCAGCGAATGGTGCCATCCCACTGGCTGGCTGCTCCAGTGCCCCACTGGCTGACAGCTGGCGTGTTATAGCGGCACGAGTGGCCCTTGGCTGGCAAAGAAAAGTGGGCCAGGTGCACTGGTGCCAGCTGATTGGCAGCTATTGCAGGAGCATCCATGCTGCTAGTTCACAACTACGGCAAGGGCGTGGTGCCCGCTTGCTGGTATTCTAGGCACAGGAGTGCCCGCTAGTTTGCAACTTGAAGGAGTAGGCTGATGTCCCCTGGTCAGCAGTTAGGTATTGCGAGCCCGCAGGGGGATTGCAGCTGGCCTGCCAGCACCCAGAGTACAAAGACAGGACTTTTTCACAGAGTTCCCACAGGCCCGTCTAACTTCCTGCCCTGCGGACTCAGACGATGGGGCCCAAGACGTGCCACACAATGCACGCACCGGCCTCATCCTCCCACCCCAGGCGGGAAGCGGTGGCTATGGGCAGCAGGGCGCTGTGAGCTTCAGGGGGCCGGCCGGGGTGGAAGGTTGGAGAtctcagcctcagcctccccttgCGGTTGGAAGTGGCTTCCCCGCCCTCTTCGTGGTGCTGAGGAAGATAGGCAAGTGCAATAAACCTAGCCGGCTGCTCCCTTGTGACCCCAGCACTTGGGCTATCGCGTgcgagcgcacacacacacacgcacgcgcgcacacacacacacacttttgcacAGAGCCTTTTCCTTAACTGCCCCTGTGATGGCTGACAACGGATGCCCTGAAGAGCCTTCCCTGCAGAGAAGCTGCGTGTCCATGTACAAATTGGTGGAGAGAGGAGATTCCAGACTCTCCCTGTTGCGAAACGCCTTCTCTCCTGGCCTTCTAGTTACAGGGGAAGGACAGAGCTCTCCGGGCCTGACTCAAAGGTGCGAGCCACGCAGCAGTGGTTGTTGGACACTGCACCTGCTGGGAAGGCCTCCGGAGGCTccggctctctctccccctggccTATACCGGCCTACCCTGCTTGGGCCTTCAACTGCAGGGCGGGGAGGAAATGCAC
Proteins encoded in this region:
- the MDFI gene encoding myoD family inhibitor isoform X1, producing MQSWSFLQLNNQANFCACGCGSWGEVSCPGPSQMSEVRSDLSSHSDSLNGDPVPDQTPFLPTSTDQEEISCTSSTQNPAVAPSALCHIPAPHPQAPATEEKEKLPEDDKSLNLLANGTATPKSEAKSEFMVTPEAVTRQPQVRTPLRGLQPSSPMDCTPLLQNGAGRVPDPGGTNRDAGNGVLGSLPSSQKPHRKLQSHYSINSQGSKKSKGSSKSASSQIPVEAQQDCCVHCILSCLFCEFLTLCNIVLDCATCGSCSSEDSCICCCCCGSGECAECDLPCDMDCGIVDACCESADCLEICMECCGLCFSS
- the MDFI gene encoding myoD family inhibitor isoform X3, which codes for MEADQEEISCTSSTQNPAVAPSALCHIPAPHPQAPATEEKEKLPEDDKSLNLLANGTATPKSEAKSEFMVTPEAVTRQPQVRTPLRGLQPSSPMDCTPLLQNGAGRVPDPGGTNRDAGNGVLGSLPSSQKPHRKLQSHYSINSQGSKKSKGSSKSASSQIPVEAQQDCCVHCILSCLFCEFLTLCNIVLDCATCGSCSSEDSCICCCCCGSGECAECDLPCDMDCGIVDACCESADCLEICMECCGLCFSS
- the MDFI gene encoding myoD family inhibitor isoform X2 codes for the protein MSEVRSDLSSHSDSLNGDPVPDQTPFLPTSTDQEEISCTSSTQNPAVAPSALCHIPAPHPQAPATEEKEKLPEDDKSLNLLANGTATPKSEAKSEFMVTPEAVTRQPQVRTPLRGLQPSSPMDCTPLLQNGAGRVPDPGGTNRDAGNGVLGSLPSSQKPHRKLQSHYSINSQGSKKSKGSSKSASSQIPVEAQQDCCVHCILSCLFCEFLTLCNIVLDCATCGSCSSEDSCICCCCCGSGECAECDLPCDMDCGIVDACCESADCLEICMECCGLCFSS